GTCGACCGCTCGCCCGCGCTCGACCCCGCGCGCGTGGACGACGTCTACTTCGGCGACGCCAACGGCGCGGGCGAGGACAACCGCGACGTCGCGCGCATGGCCGTCCTCCTCGCCGGACTGCCCGTCACCGTCCCCGGCGTCACCGTCAACCGCCTCTGCGGCTCCGGCCTCGAAGCCGTCATCCAGGCCGCCCGGGCCATCGCCCTCGGCGACGCGTCCGTCGCGATCGCGGGCGGCGTCGAGTCGATGTCCCGCGCCCCCTGGGTGCTGCAGAAGCCCGAGCGGGCCTTCCCCGCCGGCCACCAGCAGCTCCACTCCACGACCCTCGGCTGGCGCATGACGAACCCGAAGATGCCCGCCGAGTGGACTGTCTCCCTGGGCGAGGGCGCCGAGCTCGTCGCCGACAAGCACGGCATCACCCGCGAGCAGCAGGACACCTTCGCCCTCGCCAGCCACCGCAAGGCCGCCGAGGCCTGGGCGAAGGGCCTCTACGACGACGAGGTCGTCCCCTACCCCGGCGTGGACCTCACCCGCGACGAGTGCATCCGCGACACCACGTCCATGGAGGCCCTCGCCAAGCTCAAGCCCGCCTTCCGCCCCGAGGGCGGGACCGTCACCCCGGGCAACTCCTCGCCGCTCAACGACGGCGCCGCCGCCCTGCTCCTCGTCGACGAGGACGGGCTGCGCGAGACCGGCCGCGAACCCCTCGCCCGGATCCGTACCTCCGCCGTCACCGGGATCGAGCCCCAGCTCTTCGGCCTCGGCCCCGTCGCGGCGGTCCGGCGGGCCCTGGAGAAGGCCGGACGCTCCTTCGCCGACCTCACGACCTTCGAGCTCAACGAGGCCTTCGCGGCCCAGTCGCTCGGCTGCCTCGCGGAATGGCCGGAACTCGACCCCGACATCGTGAATCCTCGCGGTGGAGCGGTTGCGATCGGCCACCCGCTGGGCGCGTCCGGCGCCCGCCTCGCCGGATCGGTGGCCCACCAGCTCGCGGCGGCCGGCTCCGGCACGGGCCTCGCGGCCCTCTGCATCGGCGTCGGCCAGGGCCTCGCGCTGGTCCTGGAGCGCTGAGCCCGCTCGGCCGAAGGCCGGACGACACGCGAGGGGGGTACGGGAGGCTCTCCCGTACCCCCCTCGCGGTGGGTCACTTCGCCTGCGCGTCCTCGATGGACTTGCGGACCTCGTCCATGTCCAGCTTGCGGGCCTGCCCGATCACGTCCTCCAGGGCGTTCTCCGGCAGCGCGCCCGGCTGCGCGAACACGGCCACGTTGTCACGGACGATCATCAGCGTCGGGATCGAGCGGATCTCGAACGCCGCGGCCAGCTCCTGCTGCGCCTCGGTGTCCACCTTGGCGAAGACGAGATCCTGGTGCCGCTCCGACGCCGCCTCGAAGACCGGGCCGAACTGACGGCAGGGACCGCACCACGAAGCCCAGAAATCGATGAGCACGAACTCGTTCCCGCTCACGATCTCGTCGAAGTTGTCCTTGGTGAGCTCTACGGTGCTCATACTGCCTACCTTTCGGGTCCTCTGGCGTGGTCCTCACGGTCCCCTGGGGACTCGCCCGGCACAACGGCGTATCGAGCCGCGCTATTCCGCACGGCTGCCACCAGACTGGGACCCATGACGCGAACGGTGGAAGACGAGCACAGCTACGACGTCGTGGTGATCGGCGCGGGCCCGGTCGGAGAGAATGTCGTCGACCGGGTCCGGGCCGGCGGCCTCACCGCGGCGATCGTCGAGAGCGAGCTGATCGGCGGCGAGTGCTCGTACTGGGCGTGCATGCCCAGCAAGGCACTGCTCCGTCCCGCGATCGCCCGCTCCGACGCCCGCAAGGTCGCGGGACTGCGCGAGTCGGTCTACGGTCCGCTGGACGCGATGGAGGTCTTCGCCCACCGGGACAAGGTCGTCGGCCACTGGAAGGACGAGGGCCAGCTCGACTGGCTCGACTCGATCGACGTACGGGTCTTCCGCGGCCACGGCAGGCTCCACGGGCCGCGCCGGGTCGAGGTCACGGGCCCCGAGGGCGAGCGTCATGTGCTGACCGCCCGGCACGCGGTCGCCGTCTGCACCGGCACCCGCGCCCTCCTCCCCGAACTGCCGGGACTGCCCGCCGCGCATCCCTGGACCAGCCGCGAGGCGACCAGCTCCGACCGGGTGCCCGAGCGGCTGATCGTGGTCGGCGGGGGAGTGGTGGGCGTGGAGATGGCCACCGCCTGGCAGGCCCTCGGCGCGAAGGTGACCCTGCTCGTACGGGGCGGGGGGCTGCTGCCGCGCATGGAGCCGTTCCTCGGCGAGCACGTGGCCGCCGCGCTCACCACCCGTGGCGCGGACGTCCGTACCGGCGTCTCGGTGAGCGCGGTGGTACGCGACGGGGGCACCGGCCCGGTCACCGTGGTCCTGGAGGGCGGCGACCACGTCGAGGGCGACGAGGTGCTCTTCGCGACCGGCCGCAAGCCCCGCACCGAGGACATCGGCCTGGAGACGGTCGGTCTGACACCGGGCGCCTGGCTCGACGTCGACGACAGCCTCCGCGTCACCGGCAACGACTGGCTCTACGCCGTCGGCGACGTCAACCACCGCGCGCTCATGACCCATCAGGGCAAGTACCAGGCCCGGATCGCGGGCGCCGCGATCGCCGCCCGCGCGCACGGCGACGACTCCCTGGACACCGGGCGGTGGGGTGCGCACGCGGCCACAGCCGACCACGCGGCCGTGCCACAGGTGGTGTTCACCGACCCCGAGGCGGCCTCCGTCGGGCTCACGCTGGCCGAGGCGGAGCGCGCCGGGCACCGGGTCCGGGCCGTGGACCTCGACATGCGGTCCGTGGCCGGGGCCGGACTCTACGCCCAGGGATACCGGGGACACGCCCGGATGGTCGTGGACCTCGAACGGGAGGTGGTCCTCGGCGCCGCCTTCGTCGGGCCCGGCATCGGGGAGCTCCTCCACTCGGCGACGGTCGCCGTCGCGGGCGAGGTGCCGATCGCCCGCCTGTGGCACGCCGTCCCCGCGTATCCGACGCTGAGCGAGGCGTGGCTGCGGCTCCTGGAGGCGTACCGGGGCTGAGGCCTGACCCGGGTTTGAGAGCCCGTCACTCCCCTTCGTTCTCATCGGTGTTGACGGGGACCAGGGCGCGTGCCGCCGAGCGCGCCGCCTCCAGAGCGGGCCGGGGATCCCGGCCGGGCTCCTGGCCGAGCACCACCCGGGTGCTCAACCCGTCGAGCAGGGCCAGGAGTTCGGAGGCGCGGGCGCCGGCGTCCAGCGGGGCGAAACGGCGACGCGCCACGCCCGCCGCGAGCAGCGCCTCCAGGTCCTGCTGCCAGCCCGTGTCCAGTTCGGCCTGTGCCTCGCGGAGCGCGGCGTTGCCGGGGGTGCGGGCCCAGAGCTCGATCCAGAGGGTCCAGCGCGGATCGCGCGGGCCGCGCGGGAGGTAGAGCCGGAGGAAGAGGTCGAGCTTGCGCTCGGCCGTGATCCGGCGGGCGAGCAGGGTGCGCCGCTCCTCGGTGAGCGCGGCCTCGCTCCAGCGGAGGGCGGCGAGCAGCAGCAGGTCCTTGCTGCCGAAGTAGTACAGGATGTGGCCGCCGCTGGTGCCGAGCCGCTCGGCGAGCGCCGACATCGTGAGGGATGCGAGGCCGTTCTCGGCGATCGCCGCCATGGCCTCCTCCAGCATCCGTTCCTGGGTGACGTGTCCGTCCCGCCGTCGTGCCGCGCCTGCCACCGCCGCCGTCCCCAGTCCTGTCGTTCCGCGTTCCGCTTCCTTCGGGACCGACCTTAACCGCAACCGCCGAAGGGCTTGACGTGGCCGGAACTCATCCCACATCTTGAATGCCGTTCTAAGACTTAGAACGGCATTCAAGATCGATCCACGACAGGAGTGCGGTGTGCTCGAACACGAGACGGCGCCCGTGACCACGGGCCGGACAGCGACCGACGAGGTCTTCCAGGTCGAGGAACACGGAATCGACCCCATCCCCGACGCCGAACGGCACGGCGGGGCCAAGGACGTCTTCTGGCTCTGGTTCGGCTCGAACCTGACCTTCACCTACGTCATCAACGGCGCCCTCGCGGTCGCCTTCGGACTCTCCTTCTGGCAGGCCACCGCCGTCGTCGTGCTCGGCGGCCTCTCCTTCCTCGCCATCGGCGCGGCCGGACTCAGCGGCGTGCGCACCGGCACCGCCACCCTCGTCATCTCCCGCGCCGCCTTCGGCCGCCGCGGGAACTGGCCCGCCGGCCTGCTGAACTGGATCGTCAGCATCGGCTACACCGTCGTCAACACCGTCGTGGGCACCCTCGCCCTCGAAGCGTTCTTCGGCGACCTCGGCTGGGACGGCGGACACACCGCCCGTGCCCTCGCGCTCGCCGTCACCCTCGCGCTGACCTTCGCCGTCGCCCTCTGGGGCCACGCCACCGTCCAGTTCGCCGAACGCTGGATGGCGTACGTCCTCGCCGCCGGCTTCGCCGCCCTGCTCGTCCTCGTCCTGCCCGGCGCCGACACCGCCGCCCCCTCCGCCGCGCCCGGCGCCTCCGGCTG
This is a stretch of genomic DNA from Streptomyces sp. R44. It encodes these proteins:
- a CDS encoding acetyl-CoA C-acyltransferase encodes the protein MSIRDVYIVDAVRTPIGKFGGALASVRPDDLAAHVVRALVDRSPALDPARVDDVYFGDANGAGEDNRDVARMAVLLAGLPVTVPGVTVNRLCGSGLEAVIQAARAIALGDASVAIAGGVESMSRAPWVLQKPERAFPAGHQQLHSTTLGWRMTNPKMPAEWTVSLGEGAELVADKHGITREQQDTFALASHRKAAEAWAKGLYDDEVVPYPGVDLTRDECIRDTTSMEALAKLKPAFRPEGGTVTPGNSSPLNDGAAALLLVDEDGLRETGREPLARIRTSAVTGIEPQLFGLGPVAAVRRALEKAGRSFADLTTFELNEAFAAQSLGCLAEWPELDPDIVNPRGGAVAIGHPLGASGARLAGSVAHQLAAAGSGTGLAALCIGVGQGLALVLER
- the trxA gene encoding thioredoxin, with the protein product MSTVELTKDNFDEIVSGNEFVLIDFWASWCGPCRQFGPVFEAASERHQDLVFAKVDTEAQQELAAAFEIRSIPTLMIVRDNVAVFAQPGALPENALEDVIGQARKLDMDEVRKSIEDAQAK
- a CDS encoding NAD(P)/FAD-dependent oxidoreductase, which produces MTRTVEDEHSYDVVVIGAGPVGENVVDRVRAGGLTAAIVESELIGGECSYWACMPSKALLRPAIARSDARKVAGLRESVYGPLDAMEVFAHRDKVVGHWKDEGQLDWLDSIDVRVFRGHGRLHGPRRVEVTGPEGERHVLTARHAVAVCTGTRALLPELPGLPAAHPWTSREATSSDRVPERLIVVGGGVVGVEMATAWQALGAKVTLLVRGGGLLPRMEPFLGEHVAAALTTRGADVRTGVSVSAVVRDGGTGPVTVVLEGGDHVEGDEVLFATGRKPRTEDIGLETVGLTPGAWLDVDDSLRVTGNDWLYAVGDVNHRALMTHQGKYQARIAGAAIAARAHGDDSLDTGRWGAHAATADHAAVPQVVFTDPEAASVGLTLAEAERAGHRVRAVDLDMRSVAGAGLYAQGYRGHARMVVDLEREVVLGAAFVGPGIGELLHSATVAVAGEVPIARLWHAVPAYPTLSEAWLRLLEAYRG
- a CDS encoding TetR/AcrR family transcriptional regulator yields the protein MAGAARRRDGHVTQERMLEEAMAAIAENGLASLTMSALAERLGTSGGHILYYFGSKDLLLLAALRWSEAALTEERRTLLARRITAERKLDLFLRLYLPRGPRDPRWTLWIELWARTPGNAALREAQAELDTGWQQDLEALLAAGVARRRFAPLDAGARASELLALLDGLSTRVVLGQEPGRDPRPALEAARSAARALVPVNTDENEGE